From Brevundimonas vesicularis:
CCAACCTGGCCTCTATGCCGTCGCCCTGCCGCCCGTCGCGCCGGCTAAGCCTCAGCCCCAGGCCATTCCCCTGTCCGTTCTCTACGAGGACGCCGACTTGATCGTGATCGACAAGCCGGCGGGCATGGCTGCCCACCCCGCGCCCGGCACGCCCGACGGCACCCTGGTCAATGCGCTGCTAGCCCATTGCGGCGACAGTCTGTCGGGCATCGGCGGCGTCGCCCGTCCCGGCATCGTCCACCGGCTGGACAAGGACACCTCCGGCGTCATGGTCGCCGCCAAGACCGACCGCGCCCACGCCGGCCTCTCCGCCCTGTTCGCTGCGCACGACATCGAGCGCACCTACATCGCCTTGACACGCGGCGCGCCGTCGCCCGCGACCGGCCGCATCCACACCCGCATCGGCCGCTCCACCGGCGACCGCAAGAAGATGGCGGTCCTCAAGGCCGGCGGTCGCGAGGCCATCACCGACTATGTCGTTCAGGCGACCTTCGGCGAACCGGCCAAAGCCGGTGGCGCGCCTATGGCCGCCCGCGTCGCCTGCACCCTTCACACCGGCCGCACCCATCAGATTCGCGTCCATCTGTCGTCCAAAGGCGCGCCCATCCTCGGCGACGCGACCTATGGCTCAGGCAGCCCCGCCATTCCCGTCCGCGCCGCCATCGCCGAAGCGAGCCTTGTGCGTCAGGCCCTCCACGCCGCCGTTTTGGGCTTTGTCCATCCTGTCACGGGCGAGGCGCTTCGCTTCGAGACCGCGCCGCCGTCCGACATGCAACGTCTCGAAACGCGCCTCGCCGAACTCTGAACAGCCGCCCGTTCGAGCGGGTCTTGAATAGAAACTGACGAAGTTCTATATAGGATGTCGATCGGCGCGAGTGGCGCCAGGGCCACGGTCACGCTTTCGTGTGACGATCCGCCTCTAAAAATGGCGGCAACCCATCGCTACTTCACCGGTTGAGGGGTGAGACGTCGGCGCACACACCGTGGCCGATGACGAAGAGCCCGCTCGTTCAAGACGGTCGGAGGGACCTGTATATGGCTGCCAATAGTACGCTCGCGGTGATGTCGCCTGAACAAGGCCTGTCGCGTTATCTGACGGAAATCCGCAAATTTCCGATGCTGACCAAGGACGAAGAGTTCATGCTCGCCAAGCGTTGGTCTGAGCACCAGGACCCCGAAGCCGCCCACCGTCTCGTCACCTCGCACCTTCGTCTCGTGGCCAAGATCGCCATGGGGTATCGCGGCTACGGCCTGCCGATCGGCGAAGTGATTTCCGAGGGCAACGTCGGCTTGATGCAGGCCGTCAAGAAGTTCGACGCCGACAAGGGTTTCCGCTTGGCGACCTACGCCATGTGGTGGATTCGCGCCTCGATCCAGGAATACATCCTGCGCAGCTGGTCGCTCGTGAAGATGGGCACCACCGCGGCGCAGAAGAAGCTGTTCTTCAACCTGCGCAAGGCCAAGAGCCAGATCTCGGCCTTTGAGGAAGGCGATCTGCATCCTGAACACCTCGCCGCCATCGCCACTAAACTGGGCGTGACGGAGGAAGAGGTCACCAACATGAACCGCCGTCTCGGCGGCGACGCCTCGCTGAACGCCCCTCTGCGCGCCGACGGCGAAAGCGAATGGCAGGACTGGCTGGCCGACGACACGGCCGTGTCTCAGGAAACCCAGCTCGCCGACGACGAGGAAAAGGGCATCCGCATGAGCCTCCTCCAGGAGGCCATGGAAGAGCTGACCGACCGTGAGAAGCACATCCTGACGGAACGTCGCCTCAAGGATGATCCAGTGACTTTGGAAGAGCTCGCCGGCCAATATGGCGTCTCGCGCGAACGCGTGCGCCAGATCGAGGTCCGCGCCTTCGAGAAGCTGCAAAAGGCCATGCGCGCCGCCGCCGAAGAGCGGAACCTGGTCGACGCTTGAGCAACCTGGTTCGCTGCGCCTTCAACGGCGCGGCGGACCGTCGATTGTCACGACGCGCGCGCCACCGGCGCCGCATCGTTGGCGGCTTTCGCAGCCGCCACTACCGTGCCGATGGGCTGGGCCAGTCCCGCCTTCGTCACCTGACCGCTGGCCACATAGGCCTGCAGGGTCGCGACAGCCATCGCCAGTCGCGCGTCCGCCGTCTTGATGGCCAGACCGTTCAGCGTCTCGGCCTGTTGGCGAATGGCGCGCGTCGCTTGCGACGGGTCCTGTTCGAACTGAGACAGGGCCGAAACCAGAATTCGCGACGCCTGATCGCGGATTTCGGCGGGGCCGCCTCCGCCCGCGCCATCGCTGCGGCGCTTGCGAGCGCCCGAATATTCGCCCGAGTTGAACCGACGACGATCCGGCCCAACATAGCCGACGGCCTCGATCCAAGGCCGGGGCTTCAGCGTCACGTTCTCGACCCGTTTGAACAGGTCGCCGGTCGTGAACGGCTTTCTCAGAAACTCGTGGATACCGGCGTCGCGCGCGCCCTTGATGGCGGCGGCGGTCGCCTCGCTCGTCACCATGATGATCGGCGACATGCGGCACGACATGCCGGAACGTCGAATACGCCGCGCAAGGGTTTCGCCGTTCAGCGTGTCTCCGGACCGTTCTGTGAAGATCACGCCCGGCTCGACGTCGCGCAGCAGCTCAAGCGCGCGTTCCTCGTCGCTCTCCGAATAGATTTCGCGCGCGCCCATGCCCTTCATGATGTCCGATAGCAGCCGCGCCGACGACGGATTGGGGTCCACGATGACCACCCGACGGAGCGCGGGCTCCATGCGGCTCATGGTTCTGGCGTTTGCGGCGAACACATCAGACTCCGAAGTAGGAGCCGTTATCCTTACCGCTCACGGGTTAAGACCTGTTGAATAGGTCTTTCTGCGTAGTCCGCCGCCTCACGCCGTGCCCGAGAAGGCTCTAGCCTTGGAACGGATCGCGCATAAGAATGGTGTCGTCGCGCTCGGGGCTGGTCGACAGCAGGGCCACCGGGGCGCCGATAAGCTCCTCGATCCGGCGAACATATTTGATGGCGTTGGCGGTGATGTCCTTGAAGCTGCGGACGCCGGCGGTGCTTTCGCTCCAGCCTTCCAGCTCCTCGAACACCGGCTCGGCCGCGCCCTGGGCCTTCAGGCTTGAGGGCAGATAGTCCAGCACCTCGCCATCGACCCTGTAGCCGACGCAGATCTTCAGCGTCTTCAATCCGTCCAGCACGTCCAGCTTGGTCAGGGCGATGCCGTCAATGCCGTTGATCGCCACGGACTGGCGCACCAATACGGCGTCAAACCAGCCGCAGCGACGCGCGCGGCCGGTGTTCACCCCGACCTCACGGCCCACGGTCGCCAGATGCTCGCCGACCTCGTCGTTCAGTTCACAGGCGAACGGGCCTTCGCCGACGCGCGTCGTATAAGCCTTCACGATGCCCAGCACATAACCGACGCCGCGCGGTCCGATGCCCGAACCCGCCGCCGCCTGTCCCGCCACCGTGTTGGAGCTGGTGACATATGGATAGGTGCCGTGATCCACGTCCAGGAAGGCGCCCTGCGCCCCTTCGAACAGGACGCGCTTGCCGTTCTTCTGCGCCTGATCCAGCACGCGCCAGGCCGGCTTCACATAGGGCAGGATCTTCGGCGCAATCTCCAGCAACTGCGCCAACAGCGCGTCGGGATCGATCGGCTCCAGCCCCAGACCAGCGCGCAGCGGATCGTGGTGCGAGCGCAGCCGGTCGATCTTGACCTTCAGATCGTCTTCATT
This genomic window contains:
- the rpoH gene encoding RNA polymerase sigma factor RpoH, yielding MAANSTLAVMSPEQGLSRYLTEIRKFPMLTKDEEFMLAKRWSEHQDPEAAHRLVTSHLRLVAKIAMGYRGYGLPIGEVISEGNVGLMQAVKKFDADKGFRLATYAMWWIRASIQEYILRSWSLVKMGTTAAQKKLFFNLRKAKSQISAFEEGDLHPEHLAAIATKLGVTEEEVTNMNRRLGGDASLNAPLRADGESEWQDWLADDTAVSQETQLADDEEKGIRMSLLQEAMEELTDREKHILTERRLKDDPVTLEELAGQYGVSRERVRQIEVRAFEKLQKAMRAAAEERNLVDA
- a CDS encoding adenylosuccinate synthase; translated protein: MANVAVVGAQWGDEGKGKIVDWLSNRADMVVRFQGGHNAGHTLVVDGKVYKLALLPSGVVQGKPSIIGNGVVVDPWHLVGEIEKIAAQGVTISPEILTIADNACLILPIHPALDVAREAAASAPGAKIGTTGRGIGPAYEDKVGRRAIRVCDLANEDDLKVKIDRLRSHHDPLRAGLGLEPIDPDALLAQLLEIAPKILPYVKPAWRVLDQAQKNGKRVLFEGAQGAFLDVDHGTYPYVTSSNTVAGQAAAGSGIGPRGVGYVLGIVKAYTTRVGEGPFACELNDEVGEHLATVGREVGVNTGRARRCGWFDAVLVRQSVAINGIDGIALTKLDVLDGLKTLKICVGYRVDGEVLDYLPSSLKAQGAAEPVFEELEGWSESTAGVRSFKDITANAIKYVRRIEELIGAPVALLSTSPERDDTILMRDPFQG
- a CDS encoding response regulator, producing MFAANARTMSRMEPALRRVVIVDPNPSSARLLSDIMKGMGAREIYSESDEERALELLRDVEPGVIFTERSGDTLNGETLARRIRRSGMSCRMSPIIMVTSEATAAAIKGARDAGIHEFLRKPFTTGDLFKRVENVTLKPRPWIEAVGYVGPDRRRFNSGEYSGARKRRSDGAGGGGPAEIRDQASRILVSALSQFEQDPSQATRAIRQQAETLNGLAIKTADARLAMAVATLQAYVASGQVTKAGLAQPIGTVVAAAKAANDAAPVARAS
- a CDS encoding RluA family pseudouridine synthase, whose amino-acid sequence is MSAQDLIDEDEDPATGVPAEVLEARIDAAGVRLDKALAGAFPALSRARLQALLAEGAVSRDGAVLTGGSAKAQPGLYAVALPPVAPAKPQPQAIPLSVLYEDADLIVIDKPAGMAAHPAPGTPDGTLVNALLAHCGDSLSGIGGVARPGIVHRLDKDTSGVMVAAKTDRAHAGLSALFAAHDIERTYIALTRGAPSPATGRIHTRIGRSTGDRKKMAVLKAGGREAITDYVVQATFGEPAKAGGAPMAARVACTLHTGRTHQIRVHLSSKGAPILGDATYGSGSPAIPVRAAIAEASLVRQALHAAVLGFVHPVTGEALRFETAPPSDMQRLETRLAEL